The DNA sequence ggtgttttaaatatgattttaatctaaactttgttttaacgcccgtaataacagactctgaaagccacacttaaaaacctcacgcaacagtgcgccatctagtgagacaaaaaacgatagccctcattatcaaCATCTGACGTCACTTCAAATATACAAcgcggtgggaatcgagttgttacgccGTGACGCCACTGGCATCTACTAACATTGGCATAAGCCCATAGACTGTCATTGATACgacgaatattataaatgcgaaagtgactctgtctgtctgtctgttacataccccttcacgcttaaactgctgaaccgaattaaatgtaatttggtatggagatagtttgatatCCTGGGGTAGAGGATAGTATTTAACCCGAAAAACTGCTCCCGCAGGAAAGCGATAAGCCAATTCTTGGCAGGCaaaatcgcgggcaaaagctagtaaaaaaatattaatagaaaTATCAATTACCCAAGTACTTCTCAGCAGCGAATAGATCATTAGCCTTACGCAATAATATGAAGCAATATTCATGTTCAGTTCACTATCAATGCTAACTTCGACCATGGAAGATAACATCGTGAACCACATAGTAACTTTATACCAGGGGGGTGACTGGAGGGGGATCGTGAAGACGTGTCATGACCATCCAGGGAGGAATAGGGTGCTTTGGGTGTTCCCTAGTGAGGAGAACTTCAGGTTCCTAGGGGACTGTGTGAGGAGTTTGGGGTGTGATCGGGTGTTCAGTGTTGGTTGTGGCAGTGGGTTGCTGGAGTGGATGATTATCCAAGCTACGGGTAAGTTTTGACTTAACAATAAATCGCGCAGCAATTACGGCGACTTTTTACACTCCAAATAATAACGTGCCGTTGGTAAAAAAGcagaataagtacctatgtaaatttTTCAAGAAGATAAATAATTGTTAGAAGTGGACCCTTTCTTTTCCCTTTTGTTTATTTGTCCAGTAACCCtacatttttttcaataatttttccAGATTTACCAGTAACGGGACTAGAAGTAGACGGAGCATGGTGGCACTGCAAATACGCGCCGCCAACTTTTATACCTCTCC is a window from the Choristoneura fumiferana chromosome 13, NRCan_CFum_1, whole genome shotgun sequence genome containing:
- the LOC141434235 gene encoding uncharacterized protein; the encoded protein is MFSSLSMLTSTMEDNIVNHIVTLYQGGDWRGIVKTCHDHPGRNRVLWVFPSEENFRFLGDCVRSLGCDRVFSVGCGSGLLEWMIIQATDLPVTGLEVDGAWWHCKYAPPTFIPLLFTPPTLEKDTIDLLNNTTTALLFCYFNNRPAFEEYLKYFSGNVLIIIGPGDGKGVHTDPKPFGDVGDDWKLYKFEEVRNSYDFIAVYCKNK